CTATCGGTATTGAATTGCAGCGAAGTCCCGCGCAATTCGAGCGTGAAGAACGACCTCTCGAAGCTGGAGACCGTCTCACTTGAGATCGTGGGCCGAACGACTTACACAGCCTACGTCGCCCGAGAAGATGTCGAGAATGGCCGAATCGTTCAGCTCGGGTTGATGAACACGACGGAAGCGGAGTTGCCGGAAGACCGCGGCATGATCTTCGTATTCAACTACGACGACCTTCGCAGCTTCTGGATGCGCAATACAATCATTCCGCTCGATATCGCCTACATCCGCTCGGACGGCACCATCGTGAAAACCTACACGATGCAGGCGTTGAACGAGATCGGATATCCCTCCATCGAGCCGGCGCGGTACGCGCTGGAGGTTCGCGCCG
This genomic interval from Phycisphaerae bacterium contains the following:
- a CDS encoding DUF192 domain-containing protein, producing MSLRSRNRTLFGWAMTAAFPFLSVLNCSEVPRNSSVKNDLSKLETVSLEIVGRTTYTAYVAREDVENGRIVQLGLMNTTEAELPEDRGMIFVFNYDDLRSFWMRNTIIPLDIAYIRSDGTIVKTYTMQALNEIGYPSIEPARYALEVRAGQFAKWGITVGDRVTLPASISGD